Genomic window (Polaromonas sp. JS666):
TGCTGGCCGTTGTCTTTGTGCTGCGCTTTTCCTTTTCGGCGGACACGCAGGCCATTGACGGTTTCAGCCTGGAGCGTTACCTGGGCCTGCTCGACCCGTTTTTTCTTCGCTCGGTCGTCCTGACGCTGAAGCTGGCGGCGCTCAGCACGGTCATCTGTCTGGTGCTGGCGGTGCCGGTGGCCATGTTGATGGCGGTGATTACCCAACCCATCTGGCGGCGCGTCGTCACCAGCCTGATCCTGCTGCCCATGATCCTGAATCTGCTGATCCAGTCCTATGGTTGGATCATGGTGCTGGGGCCTAACGGCATCATCAATGGCGTGCTGCTCAAGCTGGGCCTGCTGGACCGCCCGGTGCAGCTGCTGTTCAATGAAATCGGTGTGCTGGTGGGCCTGGTGCAAACCGCCTTGCCGCTGGCCGTGTTTCCGATCCTCGGCTCGATGCGGGCCATCTCGGCGCAATACCTGGAGGCCAGTGCCAGTCTGGGGGCCGCGCCATGGCGCTCGTTTCGCGACATCACGCTGCCGCTGCTCAAGCCCGGGCTGATCGGGGCGGCCTCGATTGTGTTTGCCTTCAACGCCAGCGCTTTCGCCGTGCCGCTGCTGCTCGGCGGCCGCCGTGTCCAGACCATGGGCGTGGCCATCCGCGACATGATTTCACCGATGTTTGACTGGGCAGGCGCGGCGGCGGCGGGCGTCACCCTCATTGCCATCACGCTGGCAACCCTGATGGCCGCCACCTGGCTGTCCACACGCACCACCCAATGGCAGGGAGCACGATGATGGCAACGGCAACTTCAATGACCCCTTCAGTGACTTCTCCCGCTGCGTCCTCAACCACTTCCCGGGCCGGCCGCGGATCGTTTGGCTGGGTCATGGGCATCCTGGCCGGGCTGGGCCTGCTCATCGCGGCGTTGCCGGTGGTGATCATCCTGATCATGTCGTTTTCGGGCGGCACCAACCTGGATTTTCCGCCGCAGTCCCTGTCGCTGCGATGGTACGGCGCTGCTTTCGATGTGCTGTTTGGCGACAAGAGTGAGGGCACGATGTCGGCCTTCAGCGCCATGACCAGCAGCCTGATCGTGGGCCTCATCACCATGCTGGCCAGCGTCAGTGTCTGTGTGCCGCTGTCTTATGCCGTGGTGCGCAGCCACGGGCGCTGGCGCCACCTGGCCGAGCTGCTGTTCACCCTGCCCATCGTGTTTCCGCTGGTGGTGCTGGGCGTGGCCTACCTGCTCATGACCGAAGCGCTCAGCCGGGAGACTGGCGTTGACCTGGGCCTGTTCCGTCTGGCCATTCCGCACATCACGCTGGCGCTGCCTTTTGTTTTACGCAATTGCCTGAGTGCCATGAACGGGGTTGGGCTGGACCTGGAAGAAGCCGCCATGTCGCTGGGGGCCTCGCCCTTGCGCGCCATCCTGCATGTCGTCGTGCCACTGATGAAGCCGGGAATCATGGCTGGGCTGATCTTCGCCTTCATCATTTCCTTCAACGAGTTCACGGTGACTTTCTTCATGTACACGATCGACGTGCGCACGCTGCCGATCTGGATGTACAGCCGCACCGTCTCGTCGCTGGATCCCACCACGCTGGCCATTTCGACCCTGATCATTGCGCTGGACGTGGCGCTGATCGCCTGGGTCGACAAGCTCGTGGCCGGCAAGGGCAGTCTGTTTTGAGTGCTGCCTCCAACAACCTGATTAACGAAAGACTGCATATGGACAAGCATCTGGAACTGCGGGGCGTCAGCAAACGCTTCGGCACGGCGAACGTCCTCAGCGAGGTTGACCTGACCATCGCCCGCGGGGAATTTGTATGTTTGCTCGGCCCTTCGGGTTGCGGCAAGACCACGCTGC
Coding sequences:
- a CDS encoding ABC transporter permease; translated protein: MSTLNSGRLRLALLALPAVVLLLPFLLAVVFVLRFSFSADTQAIDGFSLERYLGLLDPFFLRSVVLTLKLAALSTVICLVLAVPVAMLMAVITQPIWRRVVTSLILLPMILNLLIQSYGWIMVLGPNGIINGVLLKLGLLDRPVQLLFNEIGVLVGLVQTALPLAVFPILGSMRAISAQYLEASASLGAAPWRSFRDITLPLLKPGLIGAASIVFAFNASAFAVPLLLGGRRVQTMGVAIRDMISPMFDWAGAAAAGVTLIAITLATLMAATWLSTRTTQWQGAR
- a CDS encoding ABC transporter permease, which codes for MTPSVTSPAASSTTSRAGRGSFGWVMGILAGLGLLIAALPVVIILIMSFSGGTNLDFPPQSLSLRWYGAAFDVLFGDKSEGTMSAFSAMTSSLIVGLITMLASVSVCVPLSYAVVRSHGRWRHLAELLFTLPIVFPLVVLGVAYLLMTEALSRETGVDLGLFRLAIPHITLALPFVLRNCLSAMNGVGLDLEEAAMSLGASPLRAILHVVVPLMKPGIMAGLIFAFIISFNEFTVTFFMYTIDVRTLPIWMYSRTVSSLDPTTLAISTLIIALDVALIAWVDKLVAGKGSLF